In Clupea harengus chromosome 1, Ch_v2.0.2, whole genome shotgun sequence, one DNA window encodes the following:
- the kcnj12b gene encoding ATP-sensitive inward rectifier potassium channel 12, producing MSVGRPHRYSIVASDEEVPRPGKMPALGNGFGNGKIQTRRKQRSRFVKKTGQCNVHFSHVEEQSQRYLADIFTTCVDVRWRWMFAIFSLVFVLSWLAFGLAFWVIALLHGDMNKPLAAGDGDGDGADVGPSLTPCVMQVNSFVAAFLFSVETQTTIGYGFRCVTEECPLAVFMVVLQSIVGCIIDSFMIGAIMAKMARPKKRAETLLFSHNAVIALRDGKLCLMFRVGNLRKSHIVEAHVRAQLVKPRFTEEGEYIPLEQIDIDVGYDQGYDRIFLVTPVTILHEINEESPLFGISKQDLETADFEIVVILEGIVEATSMTAQARSSYLASEILWGHRFEPVVFEEKSQYKVDYTHFHKTFEVPSTPRCSAKDIEENKLAQSGSANSFCYENELAFLSRDEEEDEDEEERAELGAELETLSANLNLDQRSFHRESEI from the coding sequence ATGAGCGTGGGCCGGCCGCACCGTTACAGCATTGTTGCGTCGGACGAGGAGGTCCCGCGACCAGGCAAAATGCCCGCCCTGGGCAATGGCTTCGGCAACGGCAAGATTCAGACGCGACGCAAGCAGCGGAGCCGCTTCGTGAAGAAGACGGGCCAGTGCAACGTGCACTTCTCACACGTGGAGGAGCAGTCGCAGCGCTACCTGGCCGACATCTTCACCACCTGCGTGGACGTGCGCTGGCGCTGGATGTTCGCCATCTTCTCGCTGGTCTTCGTCCTGTCCTGGCTGGCGTTCGGCCTGGCCTTCTGGGTCATCGCGCTGCTCCACGGCGACATGAACAAGCCACTGGCGGCGGGAGACGGGGACGGCGATGGCGCTGATGTCGGGCCGAGTCTGACGCCGTGCGTCATGCAGGTGAACAGCTTCGTGGCGGCGTTCCTCTTCTCCGTCGAGACGCAGACGACCATCGGCTACGGCTTCCGCTGTGTGACAGAGGAGTGCCCGCTGGCCGTCTTCATGGTGGTGCTCCAGTCAATCGTGGGCTGCATCATCGACTCCTTCATGATCGGTGCCATCATGGCCAAGATGGCACGGCCCAAGAAGCGCGCCGAGACGCTGCTCTTCTCGCACAACGCCGTCATCGCCTTGCGTGACGGCAAGCTGTGCCTGATGTTCCGCGTGGGCAACCTGCGCAAGAGCCACATCGTGGAGGCGCACGTGCGCGCCCAGCTCGTCAAGCCACGCTTCACGGAGGAGGGCGAGTACATCCCGCTGGAGCAGATCGACATCGACGTGGGCTATGACCAGGGCTATGACCGCATCTTCCTCGTCACGCCCGTCACCATCCTCCACGAGATCAACGAGGAGAGCCCTCTCTTCGGCATCAGCAAGCAGGACCTGGAGACGGCCGACTTTGAGATCGTGGTGATCCTTGAGGGCATCGTGGAGGCCACGTCCATGACGGCGCAAGCCCGCAGCTCGTACCTGGCCAGTGAGATCCTGTGGGGCCACCGCTTCGAGCCGGTGGTGTTCGAAGAGAAGAGCCAGTACAAGGTGGACTACACTCACTTCCACAAGACCTTCGAGGTGCCCTCCACGCCACGCTGCAGCGCCAAGGACATAGAGGAGAACAAGCTGGCGCAGTCGGGCAGCGCCAACTCCTTCTGCTACGAGAACGAGCTGGCCTTCCTGAGCCGagacgaagaggaggatgaggacgaggaggagcgAGCAGAGCTAGGAGCCGAGCTAGAGACTCTTTCGGCCAACTTAAACTTGGATCAGAGGTCTTTCCACAGGGAGTCGGAAATCTGA